Below is a window of uncultured Cohaesibacter sp. DNA.
CCATTGTCGAATTGATGGAATATGCCATGCGCAAGGTCGCAGAAGCGACCGGTGAGCGCGCCTTGCAGTTAAGGGCAACCCAGAGCGAGAAGAATATCTATATCGACCTTCACTGGCATGGATCGCCTCTGGCCGTTTCCACCATCCATGGCTGGCTGGATGATCCGCTTGATCCGGATCTGGGCAGCATCACCAGCCGCGATGTCCTGCAGCGCCACAAATCCGATTTCTGGAGCGCCGGGGCCGCCGATGGCACCGCCTATCTGCGCCTGCCGCTCTCGCTGCCCCATGACCATCACAGCAATCAGCGCCTCGATGAAGAAGCCCTTCTGCTGCCGGACCGTCTAGAATTTTACGATTTCGACCTGATGGAGCGCAACTATCTCGGCACATTGGAAGATCGCCCCTTGCGGGAGCTGGATTTTGTCGTCTTCGACACCGAGACCACCGGCCTTGATCCCTCCGGCGGCGATGAAATCATATCGATTGCAGGAGTGCGCATCGTCAATGGCCGTATCATGCATGGCGAAATCTTCGACCAATATGTCAATCCGGGCCGCTCGATTCCTCCGGCCTCGACAAAAATCCACCATATCACCAACGAGATGGTCGCCGGAGCCCCGCCCATAACCACCATTCTGCCCCGCTTTCATGCCTTTGTAAGCGATGCCGTTCTGGTCGCCCACAATGCTGCATTCGACATGAAATTCCTCGCCCTGCAGCAGGAAAAAACCTCGATCCGCTTTACCAATCCGGTGCTCGATACCGTGCTTCTGGCCGCCCATTTGCAGGGCCAGACCAGCAGCCTGACACTGGATGCACTGGCCGAACAGTTCGGCATAGAGATCCCCGCCGAGATGCGCCATACCGCGCTGGGCGATTCGCTGGCAACAGCGGAAGTCCTGCTCCGCCTGATCGATCTTCTGGAAGCATCCGGCATCAAGACCTTGCATGATGCCGTGGAAGCGGAGAAAAAGGCCGAAGCGATCCGTCGTCAGCAGGCCCGCTATTAACCCTGTTTGCCCGACGTAGCGAAACTCTCTGTGAAACTCTATTGATCTGGAGCCACGAATCTGAAAAGTTCCCCGCCATTCGCTCTTTTTCCTCACAGGATAATTAAACCACGATGACCGTCAGCATTGATCTGGGGACCATGAAACTGGGCCAACCGGCCCAAATGGATCTGGAAGAGCTGCTGGCAACGCGTCTTCTGGTGCAGGGAAACTCCGGCTCGGGCAAATCCCATCTGTTGCGCCGCATCCTCGAGCAGAGCGCCAAATGGGTGCAGCAGATCATCATCGACCCAGAGGGAGACTTCGTCACGTTGGCCGAGAAATATGGCCATGCGGTGGTCGATGCGGTCGGCACCGAGGCTGACCTGACAATGATCGCCGCCCGTGTACGCCAGCATCGCATCTCCGCCGTGCTCAATCTGGAAGGGCTGGACGCCGACCGCCAGATGCGCGCCGCCGCCGCCTTTCTCAATGGCCTGTTCGATATCGACCGGCAATATTGGTATCCGGCGATTGTCATTGTCGATGAGGCCCAGCTCTTTGCCCCTGCTGCCGGTGGCGAGGTAAGCGAGGAGGCTCGCCGCTCCTCCCTTGGTGCCATGACAAATCTCATGTGCCGTGGCCGAAAGCGCGGTCTGGCTGGCATCATCGCCACCCAGCGTCTTGCCAAGCTGGCCAAGAACGTGGCCGCCGAAGCCTCCAACTTCCTGATGGGCCGGACCTTTCTTGATATCGACATGGCCCGCGCCGCCGACCTGCTCGGCCTTGAGCGCCGTCAGGCGGAAACCTTCCGCAATCTCGATCGCGGCCAGTTTGTCGCCCTCGGCCCGGCCCTTTATCGCCGCTCGGAAACCGTCACCATTGGCGCAGTGGAAACCTCGGCCCGCTCATCAAGCCCCAAGCTGGTGCCGCTGCCGGATGTCCAGCGCGACAATATCGACGAATTGCTGTTCAAACCGGGCTCGGACGACGATCCCCGGCCCGCGATGGCCCCGCCGCCTCCCACCACGGCAGAAATCATGCAGCAGCTAGCCAATCTGAAGCTCGACAGGGACTTTGGCGGCGAGACGGAGCCACAGCTTGACCTCGACCCCGGCCTCAGCGCCGAGGAACGCGAAGAGATCCTGCACAAGATTCTCACCGATCTGCTGGATGATCCCGATGCCGCCTATCAGCCGGTGTCGGTGCTTTATCAGGATTTCCAGGTCCGCTGCCGTATCGAGAAAACCCTCAAGATCACACCTGACTTGCAGGAATTCCGCCAGCTTTTGGCCGTCGCCCGGGCGGGCGTTGATGCCAAGGAAGAAACGCTGGATGAGGATCAGTGGAAACAGGCAGGCATCATTGCCGACCAGTTGCCCGAAGACATGCGCGGCGTCTATCTGCTGCTCGCCAAGGCTGCCCTTGGCAACAAGCCCTGCCCGACCAATCTGGAACTGGCCACCGCCTACGGCACCCGCTCGCCCTCCCGCGCCCGCTTCCTGCTGACCTATATGGAAGAGCGCGGCTATCTGGTCTGCGCCAACGACCTGCGCGGCAATCGCATTGTCACGTTAAAGGATCTGGGCGTCCAGACCGAACCGGGCCATCCCGACTGAACAGACGATGCCAGCCCGGCAGGTTTCCCCGCCGCGCTGACCGGCACCCTTGCGTGCCTTTTATCTGCATTCCCAACAGGCTCCTAACATAGCCTTAGCATGGCCTTTTGCCAAACAGGGCCGTATGAAGCTCCTCGCCATCATGGCCTGAAAGCAGCCTCACGCCGGCCTGTTCGACCAAAGCGCGATCTGCCAGGTCCATTGACTGAGACCGCTCGAAAAGATCGAGAATTTCACAGCATGAATCATCCGCCGCAATGCGGTTTATATTGACGCAGCCACAGGCCGCGCACAAATGCACCAGCATGATATCGCCACGCCGTTCATTGCCATATTTGTCACGACCATTATGCTTGCATGTCAATCCGACCGGAACCATGCGCGCCCTGCAATCAGAGGCACGATTACCCGGTTTGGTATCCACATGCAGGGAATGCAGGCAATGGGGACAGTGATTGCGATGCACGGTGCCCATTTCAGAGGTCGGAAAAACCATCTGCTTGCAATGGGCGCATCGAAATTCCTGCTCACCTACCTGCCATCTTTTGCTTTTATGCTGCTTTTTCTTGCGATTGATATATCTATCGGCGCGGAGCGACTTCCGCCCGAAATTGCCTTCGTCGTAAAACATGAGGTCTTGCCAAGCATCTTTGAGGAGATGATTGGGCAGAAGAAAATCTCGAAATAAAGGAAAGGGAGATTCTACCGCCAGCAGGATCGACCAAAGCTGACGCCTGCGCCTTTACAGGGCACAGTCAGCATACAGGACGACCGTTCCGCACAGGCCCTCTTCAGGAGGCCGATGCGGCGCTGGTTACATTCTCTTTGTTTTGACGATGGGACAAAAACAACCTGTCTATCTGTTCATTTGCCGCCGTGATAACGGCATCTTGCCGCTAATGCAAGTATTTTACATTCTTCTTTTAACACAACAACCAACTGTTGCAAAAAGAACGCAGCAATATCGCTCCAATCAGCCCCCTGCCTGCTCAGACCTATGCGCCTTCAGGGCGATGAAACACAGCTTCGATGTTATATCCGTCCGGATCCAGAATGAAGGCAGCATAATAATCGCGATGATAGTCTGGACGCAGTCCCGGCTGGCCATTGTCGCGGCCGCCAGCCTTGAGCGCTGCGGCGTGAAAGGCCTGTACTTCCTGTCGACTGGCTGCACTGAAGGCGAAATGCGGCAAGGGCCGGGATACCTCCCCCTGCACGAGCCAGAATTCACCACCCGGATCGGAGGATTTACGTGCCCCTTCGAGCACGCCGAAGCTGACCGAATGTTTCCTGTCCAGCACCACTTCATACCCAAGGGGTTTGAGCGCCGCCTGGTAAAAGGAGCGGCTCACCGCGAGATTGGAAACCTTGATATCCAGATGATCGAGCATGGCAATTTTCCTTGATTGCAACTGGATATAAAAAAGGGGCTGACCCTGCAAAGATCAACCCCTCATTCAATCAAGCACGCAGCCATTATGCCGCACCCAAGGCGTCCAGTCCACGACTATTCCGCAGCCGACACACTGATGGTCTCAGGGATCGCCAGTTCGGTGACAGTGCGGTCAATCCAGCCGCCGCCCCAAAGCTGGGCTTCCTTGGCAAGACCTTCATAAAAAACGCAGGCCTGCCCCGGCGCAACACCCTCTTCGCCATCGAGCAGTTCCACCTCGAACTCCCCATTGGGCAGCGCAAACAGCAAGGCTTCTTTTGGCGGTCTGGTCGAACGCACCTTGGCATAGATCTCCAGCCCGCCTTCAGGGAATTCCGCAAGGGTCTGTGGCCCGAGCCAGTTGACATCGCGCAGCTTCAGCCGGCGCGTTACCAGCGCCTCGCGAGGGCCAACCAGCACATGCTTGTGTTCCGGATCGAGTTTGACCACATAGAGCGGCCCGCCACCATAGGAAACACCAAGGCCGCGGCGCTGTCCGACCGTGTAATGAATGATCCCCTTGTGATCACCCAGCACCGTGCCATCAATATGCACGATCTTGCCCGGCTCGGCAGCGCCCGGATGCAGCCGCTCGATAATGTCGGTATATTTGCCCGTTGGCACGAAGCAGATGTCCTGACTGTCCTTTTTGTCGGCAACCACCAGCCCCAATTCGTGCGCTAGCTGACGCGCTTCCGGCTTGGACATGCCACCCAGCGGAAAGCGCAGGAAATCAATCTGATCCTGCGTTGTGGCAAACAGAAAATAGGTCTGGTCGCGATCCTCGTCAGAGGGGCGAAACAGCACCCGGCGATTGCCCACCATCTTGGACGAAATATAGTGGCCCGTAGCCATGCAGTCGGCCCCGAATTCCTTGGCCGCTTCCAGCAAATCCTCAAACTTGACCGTCTGGTTGCAGGTCACGCAAGGCACCGGCGTCTCCCCGGCCAGATAGCTTTCGGCGAAACGGTCAATCACCGCTTCCTTGAAGCGGCTCTCATAATCGAGCACATAATGGGGAATCCCCAGATGCTCGGCCACCCGGCGCGCATCCTGAATATCGGTACCCGCGCAGCATGCTCCGACCCGGTGCATCGCCTTGCCATGATCATATAGCTGCATGGTCACGCCGATGACATCATAGCCCTGATGTTTCAAGAGCGCTGCGGTGACTGACGAGTCTACGCCGCCAGACATGGCAACAACAACACGGGTGTCTTCGGGGCGACCAGGCAAATCGAGACTGTTCAGCATCAATCGATCTTTCTCTTTTCCATTCGGCAGCAAGCTCTGGTCCTGCTTGTTGAGCCACCGACACTAGTTTTAGCCCTTATATAGCGTCTTTTGGTCTGTTGAAAAGCATAATCTGGAAAAGACTGCATGCACCACCCGGCATTTTTTGCCATCGCGCGGCAAATATTGACCCCACACAATCTGCTTCACGGGTCTTTCGCCAACAAGAACACGCAGAAATCAGCCACTTCCCTCAAGTTATAGATCAGAAACAATTTGGCACATTTCTTGAATACGTAATTCCGACAGTGTGTAATGAGGTTGGTAATGGCTGCCCAATATTCTTCAATTATGAACATGATTCCCGCTTCAAACGCCAAAGCTGCGTTCGGCGCGCAAAGCCAAGTTGAGGGCAAAACACGGAATGGGACAGCCTCCAATGAAGGCCGTTCCTCCTTTGAAAGCCAGCTGAAAGCCGAAACGGCCAGACAGCAAGCCACCTCGTCCCAGACCAACAGGCAGGAAAGAAGCAGCCAGCCCGCAAAAGCACAGTCAGAGAGTGATATTGCCAGCGCGGAGGAATTGCCCCGCGAAGCCGAAACCGCGCAAGCCTCCCTTTCTGATGCCGATAGCGTCTCCGACAATAGTGAACTGGAAGAACAGTCAGCCGCAAGCGAGCAGGAAGAGGCTGCAGACACCAATGGTGATGACAGCCTTCTTGCGGTGGCAGGCTTCGCAATGGAGCCCGCAGCGCCTCAAAGGCCATCCAACAGCAACACACCACCCCAGCCAGAGATTTCCATCACTGGCCCCGCAACAAATGGTTCCGGCCAACAAGCCGCACAGCCGCTGACCGATCAGATCCCGGGGCAACAGACTGCAGAAGCCGTTGCAGGCGGTCAGGCGCAGCCAGCAGGTGACGCAGCAGCTCCGGCAAGCCCGTCTCAAGCCGCAGGAGTGGCGACTGCCGCAAATGTGCCTCCATCGACCGAGCCAACCGCACTTCCGGCTGGCGCAAATGGCGCAGGTTCGGCTGAGGCCAGCTTGTCAGCCAATATGGCGTCAAAGAGCGAAGGCATAGCTGCGTCCAGCCAGCCATCAGCCCCGGCAGCTTTGCCCCAGCCCCCGACAGGGACCGAGGCAGCGACAAACAGCGCCAGCAACGGGGCAATTGATGCCGCGCTCCGGGATCTTGCCGCCAATGGCAACACCCCACCGGCAACCAATAACAATAGCGTTAACGCCCAGCAATCGCCAACGCCCCCTGTGACAGCATCCGCAACACAGATAGCCAGTGCGCTTGACGCCACTGTCAGCGTCACCGCAACGACAGTGACACAGAGCCCGACAGATCAGGCGAGCGTGCAAACTGTGGCCAATGGACAAGGCGGCAACGCGGCTCTCGATGCGCAAATCGCCACCGAGGGCGATGGAGCAAGTCAGGCAAGCAAATCAGCGGCTGCCGCACAGACGGCCAATAGTGCCAATGCAGGCGCCAACGCTACCGCGCCATCCCTTGACAAGCAACCGGACCCAGCCTTGGGGCAAAAGGCCCCCGTGCCATCAGATGCCGTCCAGACCGCGCCCCTTGATACTGCAGCAGCCGCAAAGACCGCAGCACAGAATGTGACCACCCCTGCCCAACCGGCAGCGGCTGCGCAACCGGCATCTGCGACCACAACTGATGTTGCCGCCGAGAATGCTGACAACCTGATGGCCAACAAGCTGACCGAACAGCAGACAGCCGCGAGGGTTGAAAATAGCGACGCGAAAGCTCAGGCCGCAACCGATGCTGCGGTTGCCAGTGCTGCGGCCAAGGCCGCCAGCTCGGCTTCTGACGCCGACAAGACCGCCCGTACTGCCGACGCGACCAGCGCGCAGCAAACACAGATGGCCGCAACCTCCGAGGCTGGCATTCAGGTCAGCAAGATACAGGGCCGCACCGACGCAAATGCACAGACCGGCAGCAATGCCAATGCGGCAGCCGCCACAAACCAGCAGTCTGCCAACGCCACCAATGCGGCCAACAGCGACAATCAGTCGGGCAACCAGCAGAATAATGGTTCCGCAGCAGAGGCAGGCGCTGCCAAGGCCGAAGAAAACCGGAATGCTGCCCGCAATGCGCCAAAGGGTGATGCCTTCTCAAAGATGATGGCAGAGGTTGACACCAAGGCCATTCTGGGCTCCAGCAGCGCCACGACAGGCCTTGCCGCCTCTTCGCAAGCCACCACCAGTACCACGGTGACCCTGACCGGGGTCAATGGCATGGCCACAACGGGGCAGAACGCCCATCAGATCAGCCTTGCCAATTCCAATGCAATTGCAGCGGAAATCTCCAAATTTGCAAAGAAAGGCGAAACCCGCCTCGAAATCCGTCTTGATCCGGCAGACCTGGGCAAAATCGATGTGCGCATGACAATCGGCTCGGATGGCCATACCCGCGCCCATCTCTATGTCGAACGGGCCGATACGCTGGACATGCTCACCCGTGACCAGCGCTTCCTTGAGCGCAGCCTGCAACAGAGCGGCGTCAATCTTCAGGATCAGGGGCTGGAATATTCCCTGATGGATCAGGGCAATCAGGGCTGGCAAATGGCCGGGCAGGATCAATCCGCCCAAGAACAGAACTATTCATCCAACGACACCTCAGCCGAGCAAGAGGCTGAAACCACTGCCCCAGCAGTTCAGGAAGCCCGATATGCCTCACGCTATGTGGCATCGAATGGCTTGAATTTGGTAATCTGATCCCCTTTTTGGAGACACGACGATGACCTCTATTGGATCCATCGCCTCACAAGCAGTGACAAGTTCGTCATCAGACAATAACAGTCTCATGCAGAATTATGAGACCTTTCTGACTGTGCTGACCACACAGATTCAGCATCAGGATCCCATGGATCCCATGGATTCAAGCCAGTTCACCCAACAGCTTGTGCAATTCTCCAGCGTGGAACAGCAGATCAAGTCCAACGAGCAGCTGGAAAATCTGGCCAGCATGATGACATCATCCAACGCACTGGGTGTGCTCAATTTCGTTGGCACCACCGTCAAGGTGGATGGCGCCCAGAGCTATCTCAATGATTATGGCTCCACGTCCTACAGCTTCACCGCCGATGCAGACGGCACCGCCAATATCAGCATTCGCAATTCCGATGGTGAAGTGGTTTATAATGCGAGCAACGTCTCGATTTCCGATGGCGAACAGACCTTCACCTGGAGTGGCACTGACAATTCGGGCAATCGCATGCCCAAGGGCACCTACAGGATCACGTTTGATGCAGAAACGGCCAGCGGCAACGAAGTGAATATCGAAACCGACACGGTCGGCATCGTGACCGACGTTGATCTGTCCTCCAGCGTGCCAATGCTGACCGTCAATGGCCAGACCATTCAGACCTCGCAGATCAAATCTGTCGGAATTGATACCAGTTCCTGAATTTTTTGAAATATCGGATCAGCGCATTTGCAACCTTGACCGATTGCAAACTGCATCAAACACGCCCCGCTATCCCCCTCGTTAACCATATTGCAATGCTCTCGGCTTTTCGGAGAAATCCCGAAAGGCCAGAGCAGGTCTGTCTTTTTGCGAAGATTGCTTCATATTGATAAAAACTATTACTAAAATCTATCCAGTGGTTTAGCTCTTTTTTAAAGGCATTGCCTTATTCTCAACTGTGATGAGGTCAGGTTGAGTGTGAGAGTACAATGACCGATCAAATACGTGCTAGAGTAAAATATGTCATCGGCCCCGATGGGAGTCCCTTGACAGTGGCTGATCTTCCTCCTGCCAATACCAGGCGTTGGGTTATCAGGCGCAAAGCCGAAGTTGTTGCTGCCGTTCGCGGTGGCCTGCTAAGTCTCGAAGAGGCTTGCCAGAAATACACTTTGACGGTTGAGGAATTCCTCAGTTGGCAGAGTTCCATCGATCAGCATGGACTGGCAGGTTTGAGAGCAACGCGGGTTCAACAATATCGCTAGACATTTGCAGCGAGGATTTCCTCTCTGCAGAGATTGAGAAAAGGTCGAGGGCTGCCCTCGACCTTTTTTCTTGGCCTCGGCAAATCAGCTCCCGATCTTTGCAAATTGACAAAAATGCCAATAAGCACAATCACATAACCCAACCCCACTTTCATTGCTCGACAGACATAAATTCGATCATCCCACAGGAAATTCGAACTTATTTGGACATTTTCTAGGGAAATTTCCATGAAATTACCCTTGCAAAGTGAGCCGTTAACCATTCGTTAACCGAACCCTTAACATCTTGTTAACCATCTCCTAGGAAAATATTGCCTAGTGATTTGCTCAAGGCTCGAAACGACAAGGTAATGGTGTGAACGGTCTACTGGAATTCTTCAAAACGCTTGGCCCTGCCCGTCTCGCAGCTATGGGTGTGGTTACGGCTGTCTTGATCGGATTTTTCGCATTCATCATGATGCGCGTGACCGAGCCTACCCTCTCGCCACTTTATACCGAACTGTCTTTTGAAGATTCC
It encodes the following:
- a CDS encoding ATP-binding protein codes for the protein MTVSIDLGTMKLGQPAQMDLEELLATRLLVQGNSGSGKSHLLRRILEQSAKWVQQIIIDPEGDFVTLAEKYGHAVVDAVGTEADLTMIAARVRQHRISAVLNLEGLDADRQMRAAAAFLNGLFDIDRQYWYPAIVIVDEAQLFAPAAGGEVSEEARRSSLGAMTNLMCRGRKRGLAGIIATQRLAKLAKNVAAEASNFLMGRTFLDIDMARAADLLGLERRQAETFRNLDRGQFVALGPALYRRSETVTIGAVETSARSSSPKLVPLPDVQRDNIDELLFKPGSDDDPRPAMAPPPPTTAEIMQQLANLKLDRDFGGETEPQLDLDPGLSAEEREEILHKILTDLLDDPDAAYQPVSVLYQDFQVRCRIEKTLKITPDLQEFRQLLAVARAGVDAKEETLDEDQWKQAGIIADQLPEDMRGVYLLLAKAALGNKPCPTNLELATAYGTRSPSRARFLLTYMEERGYLVCANDLRGNRIVTLKDLGVQTEPGHPD
- a CDS encoding VOC family protein, with protein sequence MLDHLDIKVSNLAVSRSFYQAALKPLGYEVVLDRKHSVSFGVLEGARKSSDPGGEFWLVQGEVSRPLPHFAFSAASRQEVQAFHAAALKAGGRDNGQPGLRPDYHRDYYAAFILDPDGYNIEAVFHRPEGA
- the mnmA gene encoding tRNA 2-thiouridine(34) synthase MnmA → MNSLDLPGRPEDTRVVVAMSGGVDSSVTAALLKHQGYDVIGVTMQLYDHGKAMHRVGACCAGTDIQDARRVAEHLGIPHYVLDYESRFKEAVIDRFAESYLAGETPVPCVTCNQTVKFEDLLEAAKEFGADCMATGHYISSKMVGNRRVLFRPSDEDRDQTYFLFATTQDQIDFLRFPLGGMSKPEARQLAHELGLVVADKKDSQDICFVPTGKYTDIIERLHPGAAEPGKIVHIDGTVLGDHKGIIHYTVGQRRGLGVSYGGGPLYVVKLDPEHKHVLVGPREALVTRRLKLRDVNWLGPQTLAEFPEGGLEIYAKVRSTRPPKEALLFALPNGEFEVELLDGEEGVAPGQACVFYEGLAKEAQLWGGGWIDRTVTELAIPETISVSAAE
- a CDS encoding flagellar hook-length control protein FliK, whose amino-acid sequence is MAAQYSSIMNMIPASNAKAAFGAQSQVEGKTRNGTASNEGRSSFESQLKAETARQQATSSQTNRQERSSQPAKAQSESDIASAEELPREAETAQASLSDADSVSDNSELEEQSAASEQEEAADTNGDDSLLAVAGFAMEPAAPQRPSNSNTPPQPEISITGPATNGSGQQAAQPLTDQIPGQQTAEAVAGGQAQPAGDAAAPASPSQAAGVATAANVPPSTEPTALPAGANGAGSAEASLSANMASKSEGIAASSQPSAPAALPQPPTGTEAATNSASNGAIDAALRDLAANGNTPPATNNNSVNAQQSPTPPVTASATQIASALDATVSVTATTVTQSPTDQASVQTVANGQGGNAALDAQIATEGDGASQASKSAAAAQTANSANAGANATAPSLDKQPDPALGQKAPVPSDAVQTAPLDTAAAAKTAAQNVTTPAQPAAAAQPASATTTDVAAENADNLMANKLTEQQTAARVENSDAKAQAATDAAVASAAAKAASSASDADKTARTADATSAQQTQMAATSEAGIQVSKIQGRTDANAQTGSNANAAAATNQQSANATNAANSDNQSGNQQNNGSAAEAGAAKAEENRNAARNAPKGDAFSKMMAEVDTKAILGSSSATTGLAASSQATTSTTVTLTGVNGMATTGQNAHQISLANSNAIAAEISKFAKKGETRLEIRLDPADLGKIDVRMTIGSDGHTRAHLYVERADTLDMLTRDQRFLERSLQQSGVNLQDQGLEYSLMDQGNQGWQMAGQDQSAQEQNYSSNDTSAEQEAETTAPAVQEARYASRYVASNGLNLVI
- a CDS encoding flagellar hook capping FlgD N-terminal domain-containing protein gives rise to the protein MTSIGSIASQAVTSSSSDNNSLMQNYETFLTVLTTQIQHQDPMDPMDSSQFTQQLVQFSSVEQQIKSNEQLENLASMMTSSNALGVLNFVGTTVKVDGAQSYLNDYGSTSYSFTADADGTANISIRNSDGEVVYNASNVSISDGEQTFTWSGTDNSGNRMPKGTYRITFDAETASGNEVNIETDTVGIVTDVDLSSSVPMLTVNGQTIQTSQIKSVGIDTSS
- a CDS encoding DUF1153 domain-containing protein codes for the protein MTDQIRARVKYVIGPDGSPLTVADLPPANTRRWVIRRKAEVVAAVRGGLLSLEEACQKYTLTVEEFLSWQSSIDQHGLAGLRATRVQQYR